From one Dysidea avara chromosome 9, odDysAvar1.4, whole genome shotgun sequence genomic stretch:
- the LOC136266492 gene encoding uncharacterized protein yields MASNVESEEAREERLRRRRERDRLRRERKTAEERHARLARRRKQDRNRRATRASDGNIQAITTPEQEQSLSTRRERGRLRRQNETHEERSARLSRARENYRHRRDAMNMEHSETAFDQSEERHENADNRTDRFQHLFDQPGETHENVPRFRNLTVDNPEIIRKMREYHVDLTALQNTLCDVCLEQFPSIKTNEAGVCYRCQHDTEVPKLYSAANNMNPGSVPPELCGLSQAEEMLIAKVLPVMCIYRLPHGQYCYGGHILNLPQDVASFVNNLPRSPTSLDVIIVRKQGAAESHRDFRVRRSVVVNALQWLVLHNKYYDNVIINHDTVEQLPIDSYLTNLVAVTLDSDEVETTLQHSSPYESHMNSTFVPGGMTGITEQEAIRQSINNEQQHVDWPSTDGNPINEFTTEGYMACAFPTLFAEGSADFLAPRQRVVTIANYCKHLMMLGMFYTITLFNSGQHP; encoded by the exons ATGGCTAGCAATGTGGAAAGCGAAGAAGCAAGGGAAGAGAGGCTTAGAAGAAGAAGAGAGCGTGATAGACTTAGAAGAGAGAGGAAGACCGCGGAAGAAAGACACGCAAG GTTGGCTAGACGCAGAAAACAAGACAGGAATAGACGTGCAACTAGAGCCAGTGATGGAAACATTCAAGCCATAACTACACCTGAGCAAGAACAGAGCCTGAGCACAAGAAGGGAAAGAGGAAGATTGAGAAGGCAGAACGAGACTCATGAAGAAAGATCAGCAAG ATTGTCTAGGGCTAGGGAAAATTATAGACATAGGCGAGATGCTATGAATATGGAACATTCTGAAACAGCATTTGACCAGTCAGAGGAAAGGCATGAAAATGCAGATAATCGAACAGATCGATTTCAACACTTGTTTGATCAGCCAGGGGAAACACATGAAAATGTTCCTCGATTTAGAAACTTGACAGTAGACAACCCAGAAATAATTCGAAAGATGCGAGAGTACCATGTGGATTTAACAGCCTTACAGAATACACTATGTGATGTTTGTTTGGAACAGTTTCCTTCTATCAAAACTAATGAAGCAGGTGTATGCTACCGTTGTCAACATGATACTGAAGTCCCTAAACTATATTCTGCTGCAAACAACATGAATCCTGGTTCAGTGCCACCTGAACTTTGT GGTTTGTCTCAAGCTGAAGAAATGCTCATCGCAAAAGTACTACCGGTTATGTGCATATATCGCCTTCCACATGGtcaatattgttatggtggacATATCCTAAACCTTCCTCAAGATGTCGCTTCATTTGTCAACAACCTGCCTCGTTCCCCAACTTCCCTAGATGTTATAATTGTTAGAAAGCAAGGAGCAGCAGAATCTCATAGAGATTTCAGAGTCAGACGGTCAGTTGTTGTTAATGCACTACAATGGCTTGTTCTTCATAACAAATATTATGACAATGTAATCATCAATCATGATACAGTAGAGCAGTTACCAattgatagttatctcactaaCCTTGTTGCAGTAACACTTGATTCTGATGAAGTGGAAACCACATTGCAGCACAGTAGTCCTTATGAATCTCATATGAACAGTACATTTGTTCCTGGTGGAATGACAGGTATTACTGAACAGGAAGCAATTCGCCAGTCAATTAACAATGAGCAACAACATGTGGATTGGCCTTCGACAGATGGAAACCCCATTAATGAATTTACTACAGAGGGATACATGGCTTGTGCATTTCCCACACTTTTCGCAGAAGGATCAGCAGACTTTTTAGCACCTCGGCAACGAGTTGTAACCATTGCTAACTACTGCAAACATTTAATGAT GCTTGGCATGTTCTACACCATCACTTTGTTCAACAGTGGGCAGCACCCATAG